A genomic segment from Curtobacterium sp. MCSS17_007 encodes:
- a CDS encoding ABC transporter permease, whose protein sequence is MTRFLARRLVYYVVLVFLATSLTYFLASATFSPRSVYAERNPAPPAATIDKKLDDIGVNDKTPIVVRYGHWLGDAVQGDLGRTIQDRSVNDAFWPRLGVSLRLLVVGSLLGILLGVLLGVWNAIRQYRISDRVSAVISIVLISTPVFLTAVFLKIGATKLNQDTGTQLINFTGEATPGLTGSWWDLFLDRGVHLLLPTISIALGLIAIYSRYQRATMLDVLGSDFLRTARAKGLTKRQATFKHGLRTALIPMTTLFAYGFLGILTGATFTEKIFGWNGLGAWFIDSVQNNDVNAVTAYTLFASVVVLIAGFLADVLTAALDPRVRRS, encoded by the coding sequence CCGCTTCCTGGCGCGTCGACTCGTGTACTACGTCGTGCTCGTGTTCCTCGCCACATCGCTGACGTACTTCCTGGCCTCGGCGACGTTCAGCCCCCGATCCGTCTACGCAGAGCGGAACCCGGCACCGCCGGCCGCCACCATCGACAAGAAGCTCGACGACATCGGTGTCAACGACAAGACACCGATCGTCGTGCGGTACGGGCACTGGCTCGGTGACGCGGTCCAGGGCGACCTGGGCCGGACGATCCAGGACCGCAGCGTCAACGACGCGTTCTGGCCGCGCCTGGGGGTGAGCCTGCGGCTGCTGGTGGTCGGTTCCCTGCTCGGCATCCTGCTCGGGGTGCTGCTCGGCGTCTGGAACGCCATCCGGCAGTACCGGATCTCGGACCGGGTGAGCGCGGTGATCTCGATCGTGCTCATCTCGACCCCGGTGTTCCTGACCGCGGTGTTCCTGAAGATCGGAGCGACGAAGCTCAACCAGGACACCGGGACGCAGCTCATCAACTTCACCGGCGAGGCCACACCGGGTCTGACCGGGAGCTGGTGGGACCTGTTCCTCGACCGCGGCGTGCACCTGCTGCTGCCGACGATCTCGATCGCGCTCGGGCTCATCGCGATCTACAGCCGCTACCAGCGCGCGACGATGCTCGACGTCCTCGGGTCGGACTTCCTGCGGACCGCGCGGGCGAAGGGGCTGACGAAGCGGCAGGCGACCTTCAAGCACGGGCTCCGCACCGCGCTCATCCCGATGACCACGCTGTTCGCCTACGGGTTCCTCGGCATCCTCACCGGTGCGACCTTCACCGAGAAGATCTTCGGGTGGAACGGGCTCGGCGCCTGGTTCATCGACTCGGTGCAGAACAACGACGTGAACGCCGTGACCGCGTACACGCTCTTCGCCTCGGTGGTGGTGCTCATCGCCGGGTTCCTCGCCGACGTCCTCACCGCCGCCCTCGACCCCCGCGTGCGGAGGAGCTGA
- a CDS encoding ABC transporter permease: protein MTDTRIEPVDGTTIGRSDTPLPGSPKPGGKQRNRFLQTVVRVFMNRGAGVGLAVIVLLFAFAFIGPFVSPYGYSQIDYTAFSQPPSGAHWFGTNGIGQDVFAQTARAMQKSLLIGLLVALFSTALAALTGAAAGYFGGWVDRIVMFFVDMLLVLPSFLIIAIISPRIQDSGWLVLVVLIAAFGWMVTARVVRSMTLSVKEREFVRAARYMGIGPFRIILRHILPNVASFLIIDGTIQVGAAVLAETSLSYFGFGVQPPDVSLGTLIAQNQDAALTSPWLFFFAAGALVVFAIAANLLGDGLRDALDPTSATGKKQKRTGRKRDQNQAAVDAATITTQAGAGA from the coding sequence ATGACCGACACCCGCATCGAACCCGTCGACGGCACGACCATCGGCCGGTCGGACACGCCGCTCCCGGGCAGCCCGAAGCCGGGCGGCAAGCAGCGCAACCGCTTCCTGCAGACCGTCGTCCGGGTCTTCATGAACCGCGGCGCCGGGGTCGGCCTCGCGGTGATCGTGCTGCTCTTCGCGTTCGCCTTCATCGGTCCGTTCGTCAGCCCGTACGGCTACTCGCAGATCGACTACACCGCGTTCTCGCAGCCGCCGAGCGGCGCGCACTGGTTCGGCACGAACGGTATCGGCCAGGACGTCTTCGCGCAGACCGCCCGCGCCATGCAGAAGAGCCTGCTGATCGGCCTGCTCGTCGCCCTGTTCTCGACCGCGCTCGCGGCGCTGACCGGCGCCGCCGCCGGCTACTTCGGCGGTTGGGTCGACCGGATCGTGATGTTCTTCGTCGACATGCTGCTCGTGCTGCCGTCGTTCCTCATCATCGCGATCATCAGCCCGCGCATCCAGGACTCCGGCTGGCTCGTGCTCGTGGTGCTCATCGCGGCCTTCGGCTGGATGGTGACCGCGCGTGTGGTCCGCTCGATGACGCTCTCGGTGAAGGAGCGCGAGTTCGTCCGGGCAGCGCGGTACATGGGGATCGGCCCGTTCCGGATCATCCTCCGCCACATCCTGCCCAACGTGGCGTCGTTCCTCATCATCGACGGCACGATCCAGGTCGGTGCGGCGGTGCTCGCGGAGACGAGTCTCAGCTACTTCGGCTTCGGTGTGCAGCCGCCGGACGTCTCGCTCGGCACGCTCATCGCGCAGAACCAGGACGCGGCGCTCACCAGCCCGTGGCTGTTCTTCTTCGCTGCCGGCGCGCTCGTGGTCTTCGCGATCGCGGCGAACCTGCTCGGCGACGGCCTGCGCGACGCCCTCGACCCGACCTCGGCGACGGGCAAGAAGCAGAAGCGCACCGGTCGGAAGCGCGACCAGAACCAGGCCGCGGTCGACGCCGCGACCATCACCACGCAGGCAGGGGCCGGCGCATGA
- a CDS encoding ABC transporter ATP-binding protein: MSTTTTTTTTTEPLLRVRDLDVRFPTPRGVVHAVRGVDLELRRGEVLGIVGESGSGKSVTSMAILGLLPETTKVTGSITLEGQELLGRSDKQMSKLRGAKVAMVFQDPLSAFTPVYTIGEQIAETVRVHRGASKQDARARAIELLELVGIPQAEQRVDAFPHEFSGGMRQRAMIAMAMANDPDVILADEPTTALDVTIQAQIIDVLRTAQRETGAALVFVSHDLGVIAGIADRIAVMYAGRIVETASADELFARPRMPYTIGLIGALPRLDESSGEPLVPIPGSPPSLIGLPDACPFADRCPLAAAVCRGSEPPLAAVDVAAGVPGEGPVDTSVPHAVACHRYEEVAEAHADAGAIFRLPEIPDGGAAVTTPAAREQRPAVVQVEGLTKTFPLVKGSVFKRKVGEVYAVDGVDLDIRTGETLGLVGESGSGKSTTLHQLMDLERPEHGTVELFGQPVTASKQLRQRISMVFQDPAASLDPRMSVYDVVAEPLRAIGASSDRIAERVPELLGLVGLRAAEADRYPHEFSGGQRQRISIARALATEPELIVLDEPVSALDVSIQAGVLNLLADLKARLGLSYLFVSHDLSVIRHVADRVSVMYLGRTVEEGAVDEVFERPMHPYTAALMSAVPVPDPVVERSRRTILLPGDPPSPTERPTGCRFRSRCPLYAMLPEAEQQRCRDEVPDKAPRRGAERDHRAACHYPEKVPQLVA, encoded by the coding sequence ATGAGCACCACGACCACGACCACCACCACGACCGAGCCGCTCCTGCGCGTCCGCGACCTCGACGTCCGCTTCCCGACCCCGCGTGGCGTCGTGCACGCCGTCCGCGGCGTCGACCTCGAGCTCCGGCGCGGGGAGGTCCTCGGCATCGTCGGCGAGTCCGGTTCGGGCAAGTCGGTGACGAGCATGGCGATCCTCGGGCTGCTGCCGGAGACCACGAAGGTCACGGGATCGATCACGCTCGAGGGGCAGGAACTCCTCGGTCGCAGCGACAAGCAGATGAGCAAGCTGCGCGGCGCCAAGGTCGCGATGGTCTTCCAGGACCCGCTGTCCGCGTTCACGCCCGTCTACACGATCGGCGAGCAGATCGCCGAGACCGTCCGTGTGCACCGGGGCGCGTCGAAGCAGGACGCACGAGCCCGGGCGATCGAGCTCCTCGAGCTCGTCGGCATCCCGCAGGCCGAGCAGCGCGTCGACGCCTTCCCGCACGAGTTCTCCGGTGGCATGCGGCAGCGCGCGATGATCGCGATGGCGATGGCGAACGACCCGGACGTGATCCTCGCCGACGAGCCGACCACGGCGCTCGACGTGACGATCCAGGCGCAGATCATCGACGTGCTCCGCACCGCCCAGCGCGAGACGGGCGCGGCGCTGGTCTTCGTCAGCCACGACCTCGGGGTGATCGCCGGCATCGCGGACCGCATCGCCGTCATGTACGCGGGCCGGATCGTCGAGACGGCGAGCGCGGACGAGCTGTTCGCCCGCCCGCGGATGCCCTACACGATCGGGCTCATCGGTGCGCTGCCGCGGCTCGACGAGTCGAGCGGCGAACCACTCGTGCCGATCCCCGGATCGCCGCCGTCGCTCATCGGGCTGCCGGACGCCTGCCCGTTCGCCGACCGCTGCCCGCTCGCCGCCGCCGTGTGCCGAGGGTCGGAGCCGCCGCTCGCCGCGGTCGACGTGGCGGCCGGCGTCCCCGGAGAAGGGCCGGTCGACACGTCCGTCCCGCACGCCGTCGCCTGCCACCGGTACGAGGAGGTCGCCGAGGCCCACGCCGACGCGGGCGCGATCTTCCGCCTGCCCGAGATCCCCGACGGCGGCGCGGCGGTCACCACGCCCGCCGCGCGCGAGCAGCGTCCCGCCGTCGTGCAGGTCGAGGGCCTGACGAAGACGTTCCCGCTCGTCAAGGGGTCGGTGTTCAAGCGCAAGGTCGGCGAGGTCTACGCGGTGGACGGGGTCGACCTCGACATCCGCACCGGCGAGACCCTCGGGCTGGTGGGGGAGTCCGGCTCCGGCAAGTCGACGACCCTGCACCAGCTGATGGACCTCGAGCGACCCGAGCACGGCACGGTCGAGCTCTTCGGACAGCCGGTCACGGCGTCGAAGCAGCTGCGGCAGCGCATCTCCATGGTGTTCCAGGACCCGGCGGCGAGCCTCGACCCGCGCATGTCGGTCTACGACGTCGTCGCCGAGCCGCTCCGGGCGATCGGGGCGTCGTCGGACCGCATCGCCGAGCGGGTGCCGGAGCTCCTCGGGCTCGTGGGCCTCCGTGCCGCCGAGGCCGACCGCTACCCGCACGAGTTCTCGGGTGGTCAGCGGCAGCGCATCTCGATCGCTCGGGCGCTCGCGACCGAGCCGGAGCTCATCGTGCTCGACGAGCCGGTGTCCGCGCTCGACGTGTCGATCCAGGCCGGGGTGCTCAACCTGCTCGCCGACCTCAAGGCACGCCTCGGACTGTCGTACCTGTTCGTGTCGCACGACCTGTCGGTGATCCGACACGTCGCCGACCGGGTGAGCGTGATGTACCTGGGCCGCACCGTCGAGGAGGGCGCGGTCGACGAGGTCTTCGAGCGCCCGATGCACCCGTACACGGCGGCGCTCATGTCGGCCGTGCCGGTGCCCGACCCGGTGGTCGAGCGGTCGCGGAGGACCATCCTGCTGCCGGGGGACCCGCCCAGCCCGACCGAGCGCCCGACGGGCTGCCGGTTCCGCTCGCGCTGCCCGCTGTACGCGATGCTGCCCGAGGCCGAGCAGCAGCGCTGCCGCGACGAGGTACCCGACAAGGCGCCGCGCCGCGGCGCGGAGCGCGACCACCGCGCGGCGTGCCACTACCCGGAGAAGGTGCCCCAGCTGGTCGCGTGA
- a CDS encoding CPBP family intramembrane glutamic endopeptidase: MSRRRTWIEITIVLMLSLGGSALYSVLQIIDDLSQTTPLGQQSTALNTSTTTVQYVDLARQLVGIAVDLAPVALVCYLLWSARRPHLHRLGIDRFRVRPDLGGAALIALGIGIPGLALYFTGRALGFTVDVDPAALNTYWWTIPVLLLSAVRSGLQEEVIVIGYLYERLGGLGWGRWQVILSTAVLRGSYHLYQGFGAFVGNAVMGIVFGWIYTRWGRLLPLVITHCLLDAVVFVGYPFVAQAFPQLFR, encoded by the coding sequence ATGAGCCGACGGCGAACGTGGATCGAGATCACGATCGTCCTCATGCTGTCGCTGGGCGGCAGCGCGCTGTACTCGGTCCTGCAGATCATCGACGACCTGTCGCAGACGACCCCGCTCGGGCAGCAGTCGACAGCGCTGAACACGTCGACCACGACCGTGCAGTACGTCGACCTCGCGCGGCAGCTCGTCGGCATCGCGGTCGACCTCGCCCCGGTCGCGCTGGTCTGCTACCTGCTCTGGAGCGCGAGGCGCCCGCACCTGCACCGCCTCGGGATCGACCGGTTCCGGGTGCGGCCGGACCTCGGCGGCGCCGCGCTCATCGCGCTCGGCATCGGCATCCCCGGGCTCGCGTTGTACTTCACGGGCCGGGCGCTCGGCTTCACGGTGGACGTCGACCCCGCGGCGCTGAACACGTACTGGTGGACGATCCCCGTCCTGCTGCTCTCGGCCGTGCGGTCCGGGTTGCAGGAGGAGGTCATCGTCATCGGGTACCTGTACGAGCGGCTCGGCGGACTCGGGTGGGGGCGCTGGCAGGTCATCCTGTCCACCGCCGTGCTCCGCGGGAGCTACCACCTGTACCAGGGGTTCGGGGCGTTCGTCGGGAACGCGGTGATGGGGATCGTCTTCGGGTGGATCTACACGAGGTGGGGACGGTTGCTCCCCCTCGTGATCACGCACTGCCTGCTCGACGCCGTCGTGTTCGTGGGCTACCCGTTCGTGGCGCAGGCGTTCCCGCAGCTGTTCCGGTGA